The window CGACGGTGGTCGGTGAGATCAAGCGGTTCTTCCGGGACACGTCCTGGTCGGTCCGGGTGCCCAGGCGGCTGCAGGAGCTGCGGCTCGCCCTCACCAAGGCCAGCGACGAGCTCTCCCAGAAGCTGGACCGCTCCCCGACGGTTACCGAACTCGCCGCGGTGCTGGGCGTGTCCGAGGAGGACGTGGTCGACGGCCTGGCGGTCGGCAACGCCTACACGGCCTCGTCCCTGGACTCCCCGGCCCCCGAGGACGACGGCGGCGAAGGCTCCCTCGCGGACCGCCTGGGCTACGAGGACACCGCCCTGGAGGGCGTCGAGTACCGCGAGTCCTTGAAGCCCCTCCTGGCCAAACTCCCGCCCCGCGAGCGCCGCATCATCATGCTGCGCTTCTTCGCCAACATGACCCAGTCCCAGATCGGCGAGGAGGTCGGCATCTCCCAGATGCACGTCTCCCGCCTGCTGACCCGGACCCTGGCGCAGCTCCGTGAGGGGCTCATCTCCGACTGAGGGGTTCCCTTCTGACGGAGCGTCAGCCACCATGGCGCGATGCTTCGGGCGACGACATGGACACATGGCCGCAGAGGCGCCCTGATCGGCGCCTCGGCGGCCGTCGTGTGTCTGGGCGGCCTGCTGGCCGCGTGCGCGGGCGGCGGGGACGGTGACGGCTACGTAGCCGTGGGAGCGCCGGGCGAGCCGGACCGTACGGCGGGGCCGACGGGCGGGGTGACGCTGGTGCCGCTGGCGCCCCCGGACGAGGCAGCGGCGACGCCGGAGCCTGCTCCTCCGGCCAACTCCTCCACAGGAAGCGGCACTTCACCGGCACCCCAGCCGGACGGAAGCGGTGACCCGACCCCGGGTCCGGCACCGTCGGAGGCCGCCGATCCCCCTCGTACGCCTGAGAATTCACCCGCGCCGACCCCCGGGGTCACCACCCCCGCCGCCCTCACCTGGTCGGAGCCGAAGCGGGAGGCCGTCGAGAAGCGCTGGTGCGAGAAGGTGTCGCTCGAGTTTCACAACTCCGGTGGGAGCCCTGTGCGTTCGGGCACCGTGACCTTCGGGACGCACATCATCGGGGCGCTCGGGATCGACTGGGGGACCGTCGAGTCGGTCGAGGAGCTTCCGGTGCCGCTCGGGGGCGGCGTGCGGAAGGAGAAGAGCTGGACGGTGTGCGTCGACGCGTGGCGCGTGCCGCTGGGGATGCACGTGGAGACGCGGGACGTGTCCGTCCAGTGGAAGTAGCGGGGCGGGTTACTTCAGCGCCAGCCAGGCCACCGCCGCGACGACCGCGATGGCGACGACGACACCGATGATCAGGCCGATACGGGGACCGGAGGAAGCGGCCGCCTGATGCTGCCCCTGCGGGGCCTCGTCGACGAACGCGCGGAACATCTGGGTGTTGCCGGCGGGGTCGTAGTTGCCCTGGGGGCCCTGGGTGTTAGCCATGGGCCGCAACCCTAGCGAATCCGGGGGTGGCGCCCAAGTGCGGGAGGGGCACCCGCACCACCGCACACACAACCCACCCCACCTGCACATTTACGTTCGCAATACTTGCCTTTGCCAAGTTTTTATGGCGCCCCCGCCCAATTTATTTGCCTGTAGCAACCAACGGCTCTTACGGTTGCCCCAAGCAACGAAATCCGGGAGGTGCGATGGCCGAACAGACGCAGTACGAGGAGCTCGTCCGCCAGTTCAGTGCCTTCGGTGCCGTGAAGCGGGAGATCGGGCGGACGCTGCCGTCGGACTGCCCCGCCGGCTCCGCCGCCGTACTGACGCTGCTGGACCGCCACGGCGACATGCGCATGAGCAAGCTCGCCGAGCTGCTTGCCGTCGACATGTCGGTGACCAGCCGCCATGTCGCCCATCTCGCCGAGCGCGGCTGGATCGACCGCTCCCCGGACCCCGCCGACAAGCGCAGCCGCATCCTGCACCTCACGCCCTCGGGCCGGACGCAGGTCGACGAGCTGTCCCGGCGGACCACCCGGATGCTCGCCGAGCGGCTGAGCGACTGGACCGACGACGAGGTCGCCCAGCTCACCGCGCTCATGGCACGGCTGCGCGCCAGCTTCGACGACTGCCGGCACCCGGCCGTCGCCCCTCAGCAGTCCCCCCGTACACCAGCGATCACCACGTAAGAAGAGGAAGTTCATGGCAACGACCACACCAGCCGGTGTGCGGGCTCATGCCAAGCACTCGGGAGGCTCCGGCGAGGCTCCCATGACGCATCGGCAGATCATGGAGGCGCTGTCCGGGCTGCTGCTCGGCATGTTCGCCGCGATCCTGTCCTCCACCATCGTCTCCAACGCGCTGCCGGAGATCATCCAGGACCTCGGCGGCGGCCAGAGCGCGTACACCTGGGTCGTGACCGCCGCGCTGCTGGCGATGACGGCGTCCACCCCGCTGTGGGGCAAGCTCGCCGACCTGGTCAGCAAGAAGGCCCTGGTCCAGATAGCTCTGGTCGTCTACATCATCGGCTCGGTGGTCGCGGGTCTGTCGCAGAACTCCGGGATGCTCATCGGCGCCCGGGTGATCCAGGGGCTCGGCGCCGGTGGTCTGACCGCGCTCGCCCAGATCATCATGGCCGCGATGATCTCCCCCCGGGAGCGCGGCCGTTACTCCGGCTACCTGGGCGCGACCTTCGCCGTCGCGACCGTCGGCGGTCCGCTGGTCGGCGGGGTCATCACCGACACGGACTGGCTGGGCTGGCGCTGGTGCCTGTACGTGGGGATCCCGTTCGCGCTGATCGCCCTGTTCGTGCTGCAGAAGACGCTGCATCTGCCGGAGACCAAGCGCAAGGTCAAGGTCGACTGGGCCGGTGCCTTCTTCATCACCGCGGCCGTCTCGCTGCTGCTGATCTGGGTCACCTTCGCCAACGACAAGTACGACTGGCTGTCCTGGCAGACCTACTCCATGGTCGGCGGCGCGCTCGCGCTGGTGCTGGTCTTCGTGTTCGTGGAGACCAAGGCGTCCGAGCCGATCATCCCGCTGCATCTCTTCAAGAACCGCACGATCACGCTGGCCTCGCTCGCCTCCCTGCTCGTCGGTGTCGCGATGTTCGCGGGCACGGTCTTCTTCAGCCAGTACTTCCAGCTGGCCCGCGACAAGTCCCCGACGATGTCGGGCGTCATGACCATCCCGATGATCGCCGGTCTGTTCGTGTCCTCGACCGTCTCCGGCGCGATCATCACCAAGACCGGCAAGTGGAAGGCCTGGCTGGTCACCGGCGGTGTCCTGGTGACGGCGGGCCTCGGACTGCTCGGCACCATGCGCTACGACACCGAGTACTGGCACATCGCCGTCTTCATGGCGGTCATGGGCCTCGGCATCGGCATGATGATGCAGAACCTGGTCCTGTCCACGCAGAACCAGGTCGCCCCGCACGAGCTCGGCGCCGCCAGCTCGGTGGTCACCTTCTTCCGGTCCCTCGGCGGTGCGGTGGGCGTCTCGGCGCTCGGCTCCGTGATGTCGACCCGGATCAGCCACTACGCCACCGACACCATCGGCTCGCTCAACCCGCAGGAGCAGGCCGCCGCGGCGGGCGCCATGGGCTCCGGCGAACTGCCCGACATGGACGCCCTCCCCACCCACATCCGCACCTGGCTGGAGAGCGCCTACGGACACGGCATCGCCGACATCTTCCTGTACGTCACCCCGGTCGCCTTCCTCGCCTTCCTGGTGACGCTGTTCATCAAGGAGGTCCCGCTGCGGACGTCCGGCGCGCTGGCGCAGGCGGCGCAGAGCACCGAAACGGAGGTTCCTGTGGCTGACACCGTGCAGGTCACCGGTGGTGGCATCCCCGTGCGCGGCTACGTCCGCGGCGCCGAGAGCGCGCCCGTAGCGCGAGCGGCGGTCACGCTGATCTCGCTCTCCGGCCGGCAACTGGGCCGCTCGGTGGCCCAGGCGGACGGCTCCTACGGCGTCGACGCGCCGAGCACCGGCAGTTACGTCCTGATCGCCTCCGCCGACGGTTTCCAGCCGCAGGCGTCCACGATCGTCGTCGGCGAGGAGCCCTTGGCGTACGACATCCTGCTCAGCGGCACCAGCGGGCTGAGCGGTGTGGTGCGGGCGGCCGACGGGGCGCTGCCGGTCAAGGACGCGATGGTGATCGTCACCGATGTGCGCGGGGATCTGCTGGCCACCGCCGCCACGGGGGAGCAGGGCGAGTTCGCCTTCGGCGAGCTGGTGCCGGGCACGGTGACCGTCGCGGTGAACGCCGACGGGTTCCGGCCGCGCGCCCTGCCCGTCGAGATCGGCGGCACCGGGGTCACCCGGGTCGAGGTCGACCTCGACTCCGGCGCACGGGTCCAGGGCGTCGTACGGGCGCCGCAGGGTCCGCTGTCCGACGCGCGGGTCACACTCGTGGACGCGGCGGGCAACGTCGTCGGCACGGCGACCACCGGTTCGGACGGGGCGTACGCCTTCACCGACCTGGACGGCGGCGACTACACCGTCATCGCGACGGGGTACCCGCCGGTGGCCTCCGCGCTGACCGTGAACGGCCGTGGCATCGACGACCACGACATCGAACTCGCCCACCCCGGCGAGTAGTCGGTTCTTCTTCGAGGAGTTACGTGAGATGGGACTGACCGCGAGGATCCGTACCCGGGACGGATGGGCCGTGTCGCACGCAGTCGTCACCGTCACGGACATGACCGGTACTCAGATGCTGCGTGCGGAGGCGGATGCGGAGGGGGCGGTACGGGACCCGAATCCCCTGTCCCCCGGGGCGTACACCGTCATCGTCACCGCCGTCGGGTACGCGCCGGCCGCGTCGAGCGCGATCGTCACGGCGAGCGGGCGGGCCGAGGTGGGCACGGTGACGCTGGCGCGGCAGGGTGGGGCGGAGCTGCCGCCACCGGGGCCGTGGACGGTGGACCCGGCGCACTCCACGGTGGGCGCAGTCGCCCAGCACCTGGGGATCTCCAGCGTGCACGGACGGTTCACCGACTTCTCCGCGACCGTCGAGATCGCACCGGACGACATCACCAAGTCGCGGGTGGAGGCGGTGATCCGGGCGTCGTCGATCGACACGGGGAATGCCATGCGGGACGGGCATCTCCGGTCGGCGGACTTTCTGGATGTGGAGCGGTATCCGGAGATCACGTGTCGGTCGACGGGCCTGAGCGTGGCGGCGGGTACGGATCGGTGGACGGTCCATGGGGAGTTGGGGCTGCATGGTGTCGTACGGCCGGTGGATCTGGACCTCGCCTACCTCGGGACCGGGGCGGATCCCTGGGGCGGCACCCGGGCCGCTTTCCGGGCGACCGCCGAGCTGCGCCGGGAGGACTTCGCCATGAACTACAACCAGGTCGTCCAGGCGGGGATCGCGGCCATCGGTACGACGCTGAAGGTGGAGCTCGATGTCCAGGCGGTGCAGGGGGATGCGCTGCCGGAGGCCTAGACATAGGCATAGCAGGGTCAGTCACGAGGGGGTCTTCAGCCCCTAGGCTGCCGCCATGGCACCGAACATCGCGACCAACACCGCCGTTTCGCTGAACGAGTTGCTGGACTTCGTACGGCCGCGTCATCGCGCGATCCTGCTGACGCGGCGGGGGGACGGTGGCCCACAGGGGTCGCCGCTGACCTGTGGGGTCGACGACGCCGGGCGGATCGTCGTCTCCACGTACCCCGAGCGGGCCAAGACGCGCAATGCCAAGCGGGATTCCCGGGTGAGCCTGCTGGTGCTGAGTGACGACTGGGACGGTCCCTGGGTGCAGATCGACGGTACGGCCGAGGTGATTGATTCGCCGGATTCCGTGGAGCCGTTGGTCGAGTACTACCGGAATATCGCCGGGGAGCATCCGGACTGGGATGAGTATCGGGCGGCGATGGTGAAGCAGGGGAAGTCGATTATTCGGGTTACGCCGGAGAAGTGGGGTCCGGTGGCGACGGGAGGATTCCCCGCTCGACTCGCCGAGAACTCCTAACCCGCCCTCTCCACCATCGCCTCGATGCCCGCAACCAGCAGGTCCAGGGCGAAGACGAAGTCCCGTTCCAGCATCTCCTCGACCGTGTCTCCGCCCCGGGCCGCCATGATGTCCTTGGCCTCCTCGATGACCTCCGCGGTCGAGGGGGTCTCGCTCACCGTCGTCATGGCCTGCTGGAAGTAGGCGTCGGGGGTCATGCCCGTGTCCTGGACGCGGGCGAAGAAATGGCCCTCGATCGTGCCGTAGCCGTACACGAACTGGAAGACGGCCGAGATCGCGCCCGTCACGCCCTCGGCGGGCAGGCCCGTTCTGCGGATCACTCGCTGTACGACTCGGGAGAAGGCCAGGGAGTTCGGCCCGATGTTGAGGTACGTCCCGGCCAGCGGCGACAGCCAGGGGTGGCGGACCAATAGTGCTCGGTACTCGCCGGCCAGTGTGCGGAGTTGGTCCCGCCAGTCCTCGTCCTCGGCATCGGGGTCAGGGAGCCGGACTTCGCCGTACACCGCATCCAGAGCGAGCTCCAGAAGGTCGTCCTTGGTGTCGACGTACCAGTAGACGGACATCGCCGTCACATTCAGCTCGGCGGCGAGGCGGCGCATGGA of the Streptomyces sp. NBC_00287 genome contains:
- a CDS encoding RNA polymerase sigma factor SigF translates to MSADQGSSKVLTLTKSEAAPALDEDVTALVEAAPAPALPTSGAIDTRTLSRSLFLRLAALDENSPERAYVRDTLIELNLPLVRYAAARFRSRNEPMEDIVQVGTIGLIKAIDRFDCERGVEFPTFAMPTVVGEIKRFFRDTSWSVRVPRRLQELRLALTKASDELSQKLDRSPTVTELAAVLGVSEEDVVDGLAVGNAYTASSLDSPAPEDDGGEGSLADRLGYEDTALEGVEYRESLKPLLAKLPPRERRIIMLRFFANMTQSQIGEEVGISQMHVSRLLTRTLAQLREGLISD
- a CDS encoding MarR family winged helix-turn-helix transcriptional regulator; protein product: MAEQTQYEELVRQFSAFGAVKREIGRTLPSDCPAGSAAVLTLLDRHGDMRMSKLAELLAVDMSVTSRHVAHLAERGWIDRSPDPADKRSRILHLTPSGRTQVDELSRRTTRMLAERLSDWTDDEVAQLTALMARLRASFDDCRHPAVAPQQSPRTPAITT
- a CDS encoding MFS transporter, with product MATTTPAGVRAHAKHSGGSGEAPMTHRQIMEALSGLLLGMFAAILSSTIVSNALPEIIQDLGGGQSAYTWVVTAALLAMTASTPLWGKLADLVSKKALVQIALVVYIIGSVVAGLSQNSGMLIGARVIQGLGAGGLTALAQIIMAAMISPRERGRYSGYLGATFAVATVGGPLVGGVITDTDWLGWRWCLYVGIPFALIALFVLQKTLHLPETKRKVKVDWAGAFFITAAVSLLLIWVTFANDKYDWLSWQTYSMVGGALALVLVFVFVETKASEPIIPLHLFKNRTITLASLASLLVGVAMFAGTVFFSQYFQLARDKSPTMSGVMTIPMIAGLFVSSTVSGAIITKTGKWKAWLVTGGVLVTAGLGLLGTMRYDTEYWHIAVFMAVMGLGIGMMMQNLVLSTQNQVAPHELGAASSVVTFFRSLGGAVGVSALGSVMSTRISHYATDTIGSLNPQEQAAAAGAMGSGELPDMDALPTHIRTWLESAYGHGIADIFLYVTPVAFLAFLVTLFIKEVPLRTSGALAQAAQSTETEVPVADTVQVTGGGIPVRGYVRGAESAPVARAAVTLISLSGRQLGRSVAQADGSYGVDAPSTGSYVLIASADGFQPQASTIVVGEEPLAYDILLSGTSGLSGVVRAADGALPVKDAMVIVTDVRGDLLATAATGEQGEFAFGELVPGTVTVAVNADGFRPRALPVEIGGTGVTRVEVDLDSGARVQGVVRAPQGPLSDARVTLVDAAGNVVGTATTGSDGAYAFTDLDGGDYTVIATGYPPVASALTVNGRGIDDHDIELAHPGE
- a CDS encoding YceI family protein — translated: MGLTARIRTRDGWAVSHAVVTVTDMTGTQMLRAEADAEGAVRDPNPLSPGAYTVIVTAVGYAPAASSAIVTASGRAEVGTVTLARQGGAELPPPGPWTVDPAHSTVGAVAQHLGISSVHGRFTDFSATVEIAPDDITKSRVEAVIRASSIDTGNAMRDGHLRSADFLDVERYPEITCRSTGLSVAAGTDRWTVHGELGLHGVVRPVDLDLAYLGTGADPWGGTRAAFRATAELRREDFAMNYNQVVQAGIAAIGTTLKVELDVQAVQGDALPEA
- a CDS encoding PPOX class F420-dependent oxidoreductase, producing the protein MAPNIATNTAVSLNELLDFVRPRHRAILLTRRGDGGPQGSPLTCGVDDAGRIVVSTYPERAKTRNAKRDSRVSLLVLSDDWDGPWVQIDGTAEVIDSPDSVEPLVEYYRNIAGEHPDWDEYRAAMVKQGKSIIRVTPEKWGPVATGGFPARLAENS
- a CDS encoding TetR/AcrR family transcriptional regulator, yielding MGKAAARASVWLEDKARRSGKGGGQPSGLDRARITEVTVRLLDAEGLAKFSMRRLAAELNVTAMSVYWYVDTKDDLLELALDAVYGEVRLPDPDAEDEDWRDQLRTLAGEYRALLVRHPWLSPLAGTYLNIGPNSLAFSRVVQRVIRRTGLPAEGVTGAISAVFQFVYGYGTIEGHFFARVQDTGMTPDAYFQQAMTTVSETPSTAEVIEEAKDIMAARGGDTVEEMLERDFVFALDLLVAGIEAMVERAG